GGGCTCCTGCCGTCACACAGAAGCACTCATCATGCCCGGTACCCGCTACATAGCTTACTAGGTAAGCGTTGTGATACAAGTCCTCATGCCTAAGGTCTCGGCGAGTCCGCCGCCTGCCGCACACAGGCGCCGGCGTCGACGCTCCCCACTGTCACAAAGATGAACACTTATGTCAGAAGAATAGCGCAGCTGGACCGGCGTGGGAACGCCCTCGTGCCAATTCTTCGACAAATGCCTGAGCAGAGAGCCGAACGCCATGCGCATCGATATGACACTGATGCCAGAAGTGCTGCTCCGGCAGGCGCCCGGACATCAAGCGTTGCGAATTGCGGCGACAAGCTGCGCGGGTGCATCCAGCATGACGAAGGCTGAGCAGTCCGGGATTTCGATCAGCGTGGCGATTGGAAACGCGTCACGCAGGCGTTCGGCGTGCGCGAGTGGAAACAACGTGTCGGCAGTGCCCCACGCCAGGGTGACGGGCTTGTCGAATGCTTCGATCGCCGGTGCGGCGCGCAAGGTCAGCGCGGGGTCCAGAGACGCCGTCACCGTGACCGCATCGCGACGGGATGCCGAACTGGTGGCGAAGGCCCCGAAGACCTCGCGCGCGCGGCGCTGCGGCGGCGGCGTGCGGCAGACCGCTTTCAAGAAGAACGCCCGCCCCGGCCCGGTGGCCAGCAGCCGGATGACAGCGCCGCCCAGGGTCGAATTGAATCGGCACAGCTTCACGATCTGCGCGAACGAACCGGGCGGAAAATGTTCGTAGCTATCGCAATTGGTGAGCACGAGCCGCCCGATACGAGACTTGTCGAGTGTCGCGTCGCCCAGGGCCGCCAGTAGAAGTCCACCGCCTGTGTCATTCGCGACGACGGTGACGTCGGTCAGATCGAGAGCTTCGATGAAGTGCACAATGCGCTTGGCGGCGGCCCCGGCGCCGATGTCAGCACCGTCCGTCGAGGTGCTGTGCGCACCCAGCGGCCATGTCGGGGCGATGGAACGAAAGCCGTCGCCGAGCTCGGCGACGACGTCGTTCCAGATGGCACCGGCGACATAGACACCGTGCACGAAAAGGATCGTCGGTCCGGCACCGGTGTCTGTGTATGCGATGTCCAGCCCATCGACGCGGACAGTGGTGGTCGTCATGTGATCAGAGGCCCAGGTCCCTGCCGATGATGTCTTTCATGATTTCGGTGGTGCCGCCGAAGATGGTCATGATGCGGTTGTCCATGTAGTCACGGGCAACCCGATATTCGGTCATATAGCCGTAGCCGCCATGCAACTGGACGCAGCCGTCGATGACCTTCTTGGCTGTCTCGGTGCACCACCACTTGGCCTTGGACGCCTCGACCGCCGTGAGTTCGCCATCCACGACCGCCTGCAGACACCGATCGATGTACTGTTCGCCGATCTCGAGCTCGGTGTCCATCTCCGCGAGCAGGAACCGGTTGTGCTGGAAGCTGCCGATCGGCTGGCCAAAGGCCTTGCGGTCCTTGGCGTACTGCAATGTCTGCCGCCAGGTTTCGCGCGCCCCGGCGATAGCTGAGATCGCGATGGACAACCGCTCGGACGGCAGGTTGTGCATCAGATGGTAGAATCCGCGTCCTTCCTTGCCCAGCAGGTTGGCTGACGGCACCCGCACGTTGTCGAAGTGAAGTTCGGCGGTGTCCTGGTAGTGCAGCCCCATCTTGTCGAGCTTGCGGCCACGGGTGAAACCCGTCATGCCATCCTCGACGACGAGGAGGGTAAATCCCTTGTGCCCGGCGTCGGGGTCGGTCCGGCACACGACGACCACGAGGTCGCAATTGATGCCCGAGGAGATGAATGTCTTGGCGCCGTTGACGATCCAGTCGTCGCCGTCGCGCACGGCGGAAGTGCGAATGCCCGCCAGATCGCTGCCCGCACCGGGTTCCGTCATCGCGACGGCCACGATCAGTTCACCGCTGGTGATACCAGGCAGCCAGCGCTTCTTCTGTTCGTCGTTGGCCAGTCCCGAGAAGTAGGGACCGACCACGTCGTTCTGCAAGCTCAAGGCCGGCGCTGGTCCGCCATAGCGGGCGATCTCCTCGTCGATCACCGCATTGAACCGGAAGTCGTCGACTCCCCCGCCGCCATACTCCTCGGGCATGTTGAACCCGATCAGGCCGTGCTTGCCCGCCGCGATCCACGCCGAGCGGTCCACCAGCCGATTGGCCTCCCACTGCTCGGCATTCGGCTCGAGTTCTTGGGCGATGAACTGGCGAACCGTCTCCCGGAACGCCCCGTGTTCGGCCTCCATGACCAATCGTTTCATCGTGTTGCTCACCCTCTCACCCGGGGCGCGACTCCGCGCCGACTCTGCTTGATGACCTCGAAGCTACCTGTGCCCCACGCCTTCTGAGGTCGAGATCCGGGATCGGCAGAATCACCGCACCCGAAGACTTGGACGGTAGCAACACCTTGGCGGTGCCGCGCGTCGTGGTCTCGTCGCGCTGACTGGTGGCCGACACGTCCAGCGATACCACGTCGTCGGCGGTGTCGCCCTTGGCGGTGACCGTTCCGGTGCACCGGTGCACGTCCCCGTGGTAATTGAATCCGCGCATCTGCAGATCAAGCTCGGCCAACCAGCCGTCGTCGCCGATCCAATCGGTGAGCAGGTGACTCACCCACGCCGCGCGCATCTGGCCGTAGTCGTATGGGGCGGGAATGCCGAGGGACTGTGCGCGGGCGGCATCCCAGTGCAACCGCTGAACGACGTCGGGCACCCCGTACTCGTCGGGCTGGTAGAAGGCGGGCATGCGCTTGCGCAACTGGTGGGCGAACTTCAACGGCCCGACCCCGTAACCACCCCAACCCCAGCCCATGTGCATCGAGATGATGTCGACAACTGTCAACGGGCCCTTGATGATTCCCGGGATCTGATCACCGACGGCCACGTCCTCCCACCACTGTGGTTCGGCTCCGCGCCGCTGCTCGGCCTCGTATTCCGCCTCGACCTGTTCGAACTCCTCGGGCGTCCAGTGTTTGCGCTCGATGTCCTTGAGCTTGCCCGATTGCTTGGACCCCTGTCGCTCGGCGTTGATGTAGGACTCGTCCCGGGTGGCAATCGGGTTGCCATCGAGATCGACATAGAGATAGCGGAAGGTCTCCTTGACGGAACGGCCGCCGGAGAACTCGCTCTCCTTGACCACCACGTCCAGGGTGTAGTTCTCGGCGAGTACCGGCCGTCCCGCATAAATTGGGCGGTACCACGTCCACTTCACGCCCGAGTAGTACTTGCCGGTGCCCCGAAAGAGGCCACGAAACAGCTTCTTTCGCTCCGGGTCGGTGAACTTCGGAGTTTGATCCAAGCCGGTGGTGATCGGGAAGGTGGGCGGGGCGATCTGTCCGTGCCACCGGGTCCCCGGCCCATACTCCGGATCGTAGAACAGGGGGTTGTCGTCACCGCATCCGAATGCGAAGTGGGTGATGGCATCAGCCGAGGGCGATTTGTTCCACGCTTCGTCCCGCTGGAAAACAGGAATGCCGATCTGCGCCTTGGCGCGTTCGATGTCCTCGTCGGTGATCCGGCCTTCTTCGGCCGCGACGTCGGCACTGGATTTCTCCGTGGTGGTCACTGTCCCTCCTAGAACTTCAGCATGGCGCCGGCGTCGACCTTGAACTGAAGGCCGGTCACGTAACGGGATTCATCGGAAGCCAGGAAGCAGACGGCATTCGAGATGTCGGAGGTTTCGACATACGGCGTGGGCATTGCCTGCATCGCCGGGAAGGCCAGTACCGCGTCATCTCGAGTCGGGGACTCCAGGTCCGGCCGGAACTGCCGGTACATCGGCGCGCTGTTGAGCATGTCGGTATTGACATTGGTGGGGTGAACGACATTGGCGCGGATGGACTGTGGCGCCAGTTGGCCCGCGAGCTGAAGGGTGTAGGAATCGACTAGCTGCTTTGCGTAGCTGTAGCCGGCCCCGCCGGGGCCCTGCGGTCCGGCCGCACCGGGTGGCATCTTCGACGCGATGAGGCCTGCGATTGATCCGGTGGTGATGATCGAAGCCCCCGCCTTCAGGTAGGGCAAGGCGGCGTGCACGGTGTTGACGACTCCGATGAAGTCGACGTCGAAGGCATCGGCGAATGCCTGGACCGGGAGGTCCGCGCCGAGCGGGCAGATGCCCGCGTTGGCGACGACCACGTCGAGCCTGCCGAATTCAGCCACCGCGTTGGCGAGTTCGCGCGCAATCGCGGCCCGGTCTCGAACGTCGACCTCGGCGGTGTAGGCCTTCCGCCCGGTCTTCTCCACCTCGAGCCCGGCCTCCTCGAGATCGCGCGACGTGGCAAGCGGGTACTCGTTGGTCTCTATGTCGTGGCAGATGTCGAACAGGATGACGTCGGCACCCTCCTCGGCCAATTTGACCGCGTGGCTGCGGCCTTGGCCGCGAGCGCCACCGGTGACCAGAACCACTTTGTCCTGTACTCGTCCCATTTTCAACGTGCCTTCCGAATCGGTGGACGCTTCTCGCCCAAGGCCATGGGAGCCTCGCCGGTAACGACGACATCAGCGTCGTCATCAGTGGAGACCCCGAGTTCGACCAGCATCGCGAGCAGCCGACGACGGTCAACTTTGAGCGCCGCACCTCGTGGTAGTTCGTCGACGACGAAAACCCGGGCCGGCACCTCGTACGGGGTGAGGGTGGCTCGGCAGTGATCACGTAGCTGCTCACCATCGGCCGTGGCTCCGGGCCGCAATTCGACTGCTGCAACCGGGATCTGGCCCAGCCGCCGATCAGGTACCGGCGCCACGGCGGCATCGGCTACCGAGGAATGCGACCGTAGTGCGCGAACGACGGTCTCCGGCGCTACCTTGAACCCACCACGCACGATCACATCGTCGGCGCGGCCGTCGATGTAGAGGAAGCCGTCGGCGTCCAGATGCCCGAGATCGCTGGTGGTGATCCACCCTCCACCGGCGCGCGCCTGCGGGGCGGCGACTTGCAGGCGGCCCGGTGCATTCACGCCGAGCACTTCCCCGTCGTCGTCGACGATCTGGAGCCGGACCCCGGGGAACGGGCGTCCGACACTGCCCCGCTTGTCCGGCCACTGCTTGTGGAAGTCTTTGACTGTCCATCCCGCCACCGCACCGGAAAACTCGGTCGCACCGTAGACGACCAGTATCGGGATTCCGTAACGCTCGTAGAACTCATCCACAAGGTCGGGGTCTACCGCGCTGGTGCCGGCGTTGATGGCGCGAATGCTCGCCAGATCCTCCCGCGGGATGTCGGAGTCGAGCACCGAACGCATCGCCGCGGGCGGCAGGCCCGCGACCGCGGGCCGATGTTCCTTGACCACGGCATGCCAGCCGGCCACCGTGAATCGATCGAGCATCGCAATCGGGCGAGCGGCGACCAGCGACTGCAGCAACGACCACAGGCCGCCGATGTGCACGATGGGCAGCGTGACCAATCCGACGGTACCGGTGAGCGGTGGTTTGGTTGCGTGCTGCGACCGATCGTTGTGTTGGAGTGCCGACGCCAGGGAGGCCTCCAACTGCGCAGTGGTCAAGGGGATGCGCTTGGGCGCTCCGGTGGTACCTGAGGTCAGCATCTCGATGGCGACGATGGGATCGCCTTTCGCTACAACATGATTGGCGCCTGAGGCCCGCAGAGCGAGATCGTCGTCGAGGCTCCAGCCGGTGGCCCCGAGTTCGGCGACGGCAGCCGTGAAGGGCGCTTCGGACCACAGCGCGGAGGGCGCGAGGACGTAGGAGACACCGGACGCGGCGAGATCTGCGCTCAGCCTGCCGGGCGGCTGAAGCGGGCTGACGGTCACCAACGTGCGGCGGCCGCGCAGGATCGCGATCAACGCCGCGACGCAGGGCATTCGGTTGGACAACACGACCGCAACGCGACCGCCGGCCCCGCAACCTGCGGCAGTGAGTTCCCGGTCGATCTGCTCGGTGAGTGCCCGGACGGCTCCCCATGACGTCCAGTACCCGTCGCACTGCAGCATCCGGTCGTCGTCGTCGGCATTCCACAGTCGGCCCAGCGCCTCTTGGATGCTCGTCATCGTCACTTCCGACTCGGATTCGCCCGGCATACCACCGTTCCCAAGAACGTAGCCCACATGGTTTACTAGGTCAACTTTGTGAAGGGGCTTCGTATGGACTTCGGTTTGACCGACGAACAGGACCAACTCGCCTCGGCCGAGCGCGCGTGGCTGACCCGGCACGATCCCCTTGTGCGCGTGCGGGCGGCCCTGGATTCGGCCGCAGTGACGATCGATCCCGCTGCGGTGGACCATGCGGCGGCATCTGGGCTGTTGGCGCTGCTGACGCCCGAAATAGGGGGAACCCACGTCGATCTCGCCGTCGTCGCCGAAGAACACGGATACGCCGCGAGCTCGCTGCCCATAGCCGACCTCGCAGTTGCCGTGTGGCTGCTGATGAGTAACGGGATGCTCCGGGCGGAGGCCGCCGCGGCGGGCGAGATCCTCGTCGGTGTCACGCCCGGTCCCACCCTGACGGCCGATGGCAACGAGCTTCGGTTGACGGGCACCAGCAAGCCGGTTCCGATGGCGCGGGATATGGACGCGGTCGCGGTGGCCGGCCGATTCGGCGAACGGGAATACCTGGCCCTCCTGACCGCGGCGAGCCAATCCCCCATGACCACACTGGATTTGACTCGGTCCTGGGGTCGCGTGGTATTCGACGCGTCTGTCGACGGATGGACCGAATTGCCGCCGGGCACGCTGGCCTTCGTGCGAGACGCGCTCGCCGTGCATCGCGCGTTCGACGCGCTGGGTGCCGCGGCGCGCCTGCTCGACATGACCGTGTCGTATGCGGGCCAGCGTGAGCAATTCGGCACGACCATCGGTTCGTTCCAGGCGGTCAAACATCACTGTGCCGATATGGCCGTCGCGGTCGAAGCCAGCCGAGCCACGCTGTGGGCCGCAGCCCTGGCACTGGACACGGCCTCCGGCGCCGCACGGTCCCGCGCGGCGTCCGCCGCAGCCGCGTACGCGAAGTCGGCCGCCGCCAAGGTGGCGGGCACGGCGCTGCAGGTCCACGGGGGTATCGGGTTCACATGGGAGCACGACCTTCACCTTTTCCTGCGCCGCATCAAGGTCGACGAGGCCTTCGACGGCAGCGTCGCCGAACACCGCGCGGCGCTCGTCATCGCTTGAGCCTCCACATCGTCTGCTCTTCGCGCAAGCGTTCATCGCCGCTCACGAGGCAGAGCCAATCCACGTTCGGCGATCAGATTGCGCATGATCTCCGAACTGCCGCCGGCGATCGTGTAGGCGCGGGCGTAGAGGAACTCGTCCTGCCAACTGCCGCCGGCGAGCGCGTCGGGGTCATCTTCGACCAGAATGCCTGCCTCACCCCCGAGTTCGACAGCATAACTTGCCATTTCGAGGTTCAGTTCGCTGAACATCAGCTTGGCTATCGCGCCGTCATGCATGCGTTCGCCACCGCGCAGCCAACGCGTGACGTTGGCGTAGGTCAACGCGGAGAGCGCCTCCACCTCTGCGGTGAATTTGCCGATACGGTCACGCACCAGCGTGCTCTCGATTGCGGGCCGGCCGTCGATGACAAGTTGACGGGCCAGTTCGGTGAGCCCCTCGATTCCCATCTTCAGCTTGACCACCGCTGCGCCGACACCACTTCGCTCCTGCGCGAGCGTGACGTTGGCGATGGCCCAGCCCTGTCCGGGAGCACCGATCATCGCGTCGGCGGGGACCTCGACGGAGTCGAGGAACACCTCGTTGAAGTCCGAGGTACCCGTCAGTTCACGCAGCGGTCGCACCGTGATGCCCGGACTGGACATGTCGACGATGAACGTACTGATGCCCTTGTGCTTGGGTGCGTCGGCGTCAGTGCGGGCCAACAGGTATCCGTAGTCGGCCCAATGTCCGTCCGTGGTCCAGACTTTCTGCCCGTCGATGATGTAGCTGTCGCCAGTACGCACCGCACGGGTGCGCAGCGACGCCAGATCACTACCCGCGTTCGGCTCGCTGAACAGCTGGCACCACAATTGCCGGCCTGCCCGGATCTGTGGTAGGTGCCTGCGGCGCTGTTCGTCGGTGCCGTATTGGATCAGCGCGTGCGAGGCGAGCACGTTGCCGCTCTGCGCTCCCGGCGCTGAGGCGCGGGCAAGCTCCTCGCTCACCACGATGGCGTGCTCGGCGGACAGATCGTCGCGGCCCCCGAATTCGGCGGGCCAGTCCGCACCGAGGTAGCCGGCGGCGTAGAGCTTGGCCCGCCAGTCCTGAAGTGCGGTGAGCTCTTCTTCGTCCTCCGCGCTGCGCACGCCCGCCCGCGGAGGGATCTTCGGCGCATGCGCCGCGATGAACTCCCGCACCTCGGCGCGGAAGGCCTCCAGTTCGGGCCCCATGCCGTATTCCACGTGTCGTCCCTCTCTTCGATGTCCGAAACGTCAGCGGTCGCGCAACAGTTCGCCTGCGGCGCGCTCGCGCAGCGCATCGGCGCGGCCCACCAACACGGCGTTGGCCCGGGCGCGGCGCAACAACAGGTGAACCGGATGCTCCCAGGTGAAGCCGATGCCGCCGGCGTTGGCCGGGCGCGGCGCAACAACAGGTGAACCGGATGCTCCCAGGTGAAGCCGATGCCGCCGTGAATCTGCAGGGCACCCTCGGCGGCACCGACGGCCGCATCGAGCGCGGCCGCGGCAGCGAGTTCGACGAGGACGTCGGATCCCTCGGGTTCGATCTCGGCCGCGGCCAAAACCTGACTGCGGGCACCCTCCACCGCGACCAACATGTCCGCACACCGATGCGAGATGGCCTGGAAGCTCCCGATGGCCCTGCCGAATTGATGCCGTTCACCTGCCCAGCCGACGGCCATCGCGAGAGCCCTCGATGCCACTCCCACAGAGTCCGCCGCCACGGCAAGCAAGGCCTGGCGGCGTGCGGCGCGGAGCACCGAAGCCACCTCGGGCCCCTCGGCGAGTACGTCCGCTTCAACTCCCGAAAACATCACTGCGCCGACGGTGGCGGTCAGGTCGAGCGCCTGCTGAGCTACCACCGTCACGCCGTCGGCATGGGCATCGAGCGCTAACAGCACTTCACCATTGTCGTTGCGCGCCAATACGATCAGCACCTCTGCGACTGGGGCACCCGCGACCAGTGGTACTGCGCCGTTCACCGTGGCACCATTCCACTCTGGTAGCTCGGCGCCGCCGGCGACCCAGCCGGTGTCGTGCAGCGGCACGACGAACGCCGCCATGGCACCCGATGTGATGCGCGCGACCAAATCCCCGGCACGGCACTGCACTGCGATGTCGAGTGCGGTGACAGTCGGAACGAGAGGCGCCGGAGTCAGCGCCTTGGCGACCTCTTCGATGGCGGCATAGAGCAGCCTCGGCCGCGCGTCACCGCCGCCGAGCGACTCGGCGACGGCCAAGCCTGGTAGGCCGAACTCCACGAGCGCCGACCACGCGGCGGGTTCGGCAGCGTCGATCGGCCGCGTCCGGTCGAGCAG
This is a stretch of genomic DNA from Mycobacterium sp. ELW1. It encodes these proteins:
- a CDS encoding fatty acid--CoA ligase family protein; translated protein: MTSIQEALGRLWNADDDDRMLQCDGYWTSWGAVRALTEQIDRELTAAGCGAGGRVAVVLSNRMPCVAALIAILRGRRTLVTVSPLQPPGRLSADLAASGVSYVLAPSALWSEAPFTAAVAELGATGWSLDDDLALRASGANHVVAKGDPIVAIEMLTSGTTGAPKRIPLTTAQLEASLASALQHNDRSQHATKPPLTGTVGLVTLPIVHIGGLWSLLQSLVAARPIAMLDRFTVAGWHAVVKEHRPAVAGLPPAAMRSVLDSDIPREDLASIRAINAGTSAVDPDLVDEFYERYGIPILVVYGATEFSGAVAGWTVKDFHKQWPDKRGSVGRPFPGVRLQIVDDDGEVLGVNAPGRLQVAAPQARAGGGWITTSDLGHLDADGFLYIDGRADDVIVRGGFKVAPETVVRALRSHSSVADAAVAPVPDRRLGQIPVAAVELRPGATADGEQLRDHCRATLTPYEVPARVFVVDELPRGAALKVDRRRLLAMLVELGVSTDDDADVVVTGEAPMALGEKRPPIRKAR
- a CDS encoding acyl-CoA dehydrogenase family protein, giving the protein MEYGMGPELEAFRAEVREFIAAHAPKIPPRAGVRSAEDEEELTALQDWRAKLYAAGYLGADWPAEFGGRDDLSAEHAIVVSEELARASAPGAQSGNVLASHALIQYGTDEQRRRHLPQIRAGRQLWCQLFSEPNAGSDLASLRTRAVRTGDSYIIDGQKVWTTDGHWADYGYLLARTDADAPKHKGISTFIVDMSSPGITVRPLRELTGTSDFNEVFLDSVEVPADAMIGAPGQGWAIANVTLAQERSGVGAAVVKLKMGIEGLTELARQLVIDGRPAIESTLVRDRIGKFTAEVEALSALTYANVTRWLRGGERMHDGAIAKLMFSELNLEMASYAVELGGEAGILVEDDPDALAGGSWQDEFLYARAYTIAGGSSEIMRNLIAERGLALPRERR
- a CDS encoding acyl-CoA dehydrogenase family protein, with translation MKRLVMEAEHGAFRETVRQFIAQELEPNAEQWEANRLVDRSAWIAAGKHGLIGFNMPEEYGGGGVDDFRFNAVIDEEIARYGGPAPALSLQNDVVGPYFSGLANDEQKKRWLPGITSGELIVAVAMTEPGAGSDLAGIRTSAVRDGDDWIVNGAKTFISSGINCDLVVVVCRTDPDAGHKGFTLLVVEDGMTGFTRGRKLDKMGLHYQDTAELHFDNVRVPSANLLGKEGRGFYHLMHNLPSERLSIAISAIAGARETWRQTLQYAKDRKAFGQPIGSFQHNRFLLAEMDTELEIGEQYIDRCLQAVVDGELTAVEASKAKWWCTETAKKVIDGCVQLHGGYGYMTEYRVARDYMDNRIMTIFGGTTEIMKDIIGRDLGL
- a CDS encoding MaoC family dehydratase N-terminal domain-containing protein, producing MTTTEKSSADVAAEEGRITDEDIERAKAQIGIPVFQRDEAWNKSPSADAITHFAFGCGDDNPLFYDPEYGPGTRWHGQIAPPTFPITTGLDQTPKFTDPERKKLFRGLFRGTGKYYSGVKWTWYRPIYAGRPVLAENYTLDVVVKESEFSGGRSVKETFRYLYVDLDGNPIATRDESYINAERQGSKQSGKLKDIERKHWTPEEFEQVEAEYEAEQRRGAEPQWWEDVAVGDQIPGIIKGPLTVVDIISMHMGWGWGGYGVGPLKFAHQLRKRMPAFYQPDEYGVPDVVQRLHWDAARAQSLGIPAPYDYGQMRAAWVSHLLTDWIGDDGWLAELDLQMRGFNYHGDVHRCTGTVTAKGDTADDVVSLDVSATSQRDETTTRGTAKVLLPSKSSGAVILPIPDLDLRRRGAQVASRSSSRVGAESRPG
- a CDS encoding acyl-CoA dehydrogenase: MDFGLTDEQDQLASAERAWLTRHDPLVRVRAALDSAAVTIDPAAVDHAAASGLLALLTPEIGGTHVDLAVVAEEHGYAASSLPIADLAVAVWLLMSNGMLRAEAAAAGEILVGVTPGPTLTADGNELRLTGTSKPVPMARDMDAVAVAGRFGEREYLALLTAASQSPMTTLDLTRSWGRVVFDASVDGWTELPPGTLAFVRDALAVHRAFDALGAAARLLDMTVSYAGQREQFGTTIGSFQAVKHHCADMAVAVEASRATLWAAALALDTASGAARSRAASAAAAYAKSAAAKVAGTALQVHGGIGFTWEHDLHLFLRRIKVDEAFDGSVAEHRAALVIA
- a CDS encoding alpha/beta hydrolase, with translation MDIAYTDTGAGPTILFVHGVYVAGAIWNDVVAELGDGFRSIAPTWPLGAHSTSTDGADIGAGAAAKRIVHFIEALDLTDVTVVANDTGGGLLLAALGDATLDKSRIGRLVLTNCDSYEHFPPGSFAQIVKLCRFNSTLGGAVIRLLATGPGRAFFLKAVCRTPPPQRRAREVFGAFATSSASRRDAVTVTASLDPALTLRAAPAIEAFDKPVTLAWGTADTLFPLAHAERLRDAFPIATLIEIPDCSAFVMLDAPAQLVAAIRNA
- a CDS encoding mycofactocin-coupled SDR family oxidoreductase yields the protein MGRVQDKVVLVTGGARGQGRSHAVKLAEEGADVILFDICHDIETNEYPLATSRDLEEAGLEVEKTGRKAYTAEVDVRDRAAIARELANAVAEFGRLDVVVANAGICPLGADLPVQAFADAFDVDFIGVVNTVHAALPYLKAGASIITTGSIAGLIASKMPPGAAGPQGPGGAGYSYAKQLVDSYTLQLAGQLAPQSIRANVVHPTNVNTDMLNSAPMYRQFRPDLESPTRDDAVLAFPAMQAMPTPYVETSDISNAVCFLASDESRYVTGLQFKVDAGAMLKF